The following nucleotide sequence is from Apium graveolens cultivar Ventura chromosome 4, ASM990537v1, whole genome shotgun sequence.
ctttggtacggtctttgctgcttcacctgcaactgcaactgcgagcttggttggtttgtgaggcccttccttgattctatcaagatattctggatatgttgcttccaggaacatggtcatcctcaccttccatatgggatattcagatggtctcagtatgggaactctgatggtctcataccgactttgaatttgtgtctttggtggttcttcagttttggtaggcttagttggagtttctatgtCAGAAATGATTGTGTTTgaatcttaaactgtatgtgcgttaacagataggctctgataccacttgttaggtcacacacactgtagagagggtgaatacagtgtaaagtacaatcaaatcgaactttaatatctcaagtaacagaaagattaactttattaaaacaataaattctgttacagtatagaactgttacctctcagtgatgaacaaatatcacgagagctgctagggttactacgaataatcttctcgtatatgataacacttatagtgtaaaccctatgtatgtgtttatatactacacagttacaagataatcgctaattgatatagaatataattctgcttcctaaaatatatcaatcagatatcttttcttccaagtattttattctttatagaactccttcttcatgcatatctcttcttatgtttgtctcgatcttctttcctttaatcagctactgtccttatttgaacgtccttcagcacttaagttctgatatccatcttctgatgattatctcctgataatataagtactgatatccttaagttctgacttccagtaagtactgatttatcctgtttaagtaagatctgaaaactaaacataaatcatattaggcatgacattatcaaatatatccaacactAGTATTTCGTTTTATCCTGGAAAGCAGGTCGCTAAATACTGATGGTGCAGGGTGAAACTGCTTTAAAAAGACAGTTTTCTGGAGTGAAGATTAAATCCAAACTCTGTTTTttttttctcaaacccttctcattatttaattgttaattcttatatgtttaggtgatttaagaattagcaatattctcgtgaattagttatatattcaatatatatataatgtctATATCGTATAAAATTGATAAATCAAACATACTAggatttataaaaaaaaaaaccAAACATCATTCAAATTCGAATATAAATGGTAAGAATCTCATAACAAAATATATGCACACTATCGGCAAACTGACCTTCTTTAGCGGATTCAGGTTGGCCATTGCATTCACATTTACAAGTGATTTTTTATTTAAGATAAAAGCTTATGattataaattatgattaaattttcatttcaaaattctttttctttttcaatagtggaagaaataatataaaaatattttactcCCTGGGTCCCATGATAAACTTATTAATTATTTTCGCGCGTTGATGAAGCCTGAGAAACACATACACAATATGTGTTGCTTCAGTCCTCAACTTTTCCGGTAAATATAGAGATGTGAGGTAGCACACTGCATACACCCCAAGTTAGAAAGAAACGAAGTCACAACAAATGACTCTGGAGAACATCATCTACCTAGAATAAGTACAAGTGCATGCTATTCATAATCCTCACAAACAAAACAATGATTATAGCATGTTGTTAATAAGTAGAAGCAGTCCAGAATCTTAGGCCTAATCCAAGTCAGACACTAATCCTGCATGCATATATATCGAGCAGCCACCTGGGAGTACTATACAAGCAAAGCCTTGCAAAAATTGTTGGACAACATATTGCTTCAAGTGCAGCTACAACATGTTGCAATTCAATTTAGCCTGTGTTAAGTGCCAACATTGTGCTCTACTTGCACTATATCATCCATATCATAGGGGCCATCTAAGTAAAAATTTGCATCCTGCCAGTACGCATTCATTTGCAAGTTATAATACCAAGTATATGTCTAAAGTGCAAACCCCTGTTATGAAAAAACTATAAAAACCACTATCATTACCCTTCATTCTCTTTAGTTAACACAAGTACACAGGTTCAACTTAAAATGACAAAATTTAACGCCAGCTATATGGAATCTCATGTAAATTCTAAAAAGGAGTTGTTACAGAATCTAGCATAGAAGCAGATCTACGCTTTTGTCATAATGagattttttattatttttttctgaattttattTTTAAGCATGATTGTTGTTGAGAAAAAGCATAGGTGTCCATTTTAGAATCTAAATGTGACTTCATGATGGATTCTGTGTGTGTTCTCTCTAGTTCTCTGTCGTGTTCCTTATTTGACAACAGTTAAGCTTACCTCAAACAGATTTGAATGCACTGGAGTATCCATCCAAATATCCCCAAGTTCAGTTACTCCAGCTATTTCGCTTATTATATCTGCCTTGAAAGTTGAAGAAGGTTTACAATTTTCTCCTGTATCAAACATCAAAAGTTGCATAAGAATTAAAATCAGTTATTGGACAAAAACGAGTCATATATACAGTGTTCTAAATATAGCATGGAATATGGAGCACACTTCAATTCCTAAGCAGCAGGCAACCCTCTTTCAACTTGATACAAAATACTAGTATATCTTTTACTCGGAATGGTTTAATAATCAAATGTCTACGTAGTCAAGTTTCTGTACAAATTTACTTTGTAAATCCTTTTCTATTTGAAATTTAAAAAGTTTCTTTATAATGTATGTTTTGCATATGAAGTATCAACAGATTTAGTAGCATGTATGCAAGAGGGGAAAGTagattaaaattttaaaagaaaactTTAGTGCCCAGGGGCCTGATCACTGATGCCCCTCCTGGATGGATGTCTGGTAAAGTATATTAACTTTCTCATTAATGTTCAAATTACGTATTAAAATTCACCTGCAAACAAAGAGGTTAACTCTGTCTCAAATATGGATTGAGATCCAGATGGAGAAGTATGACGTATTTTCTTGATGATCTCCATTTCCTGATCAACATAAAACAAGAATTAATATAAATTACCATAACCTCACAGCCCACTCGGTTATTCAAACAAAATTATTCAAGAATTTTAAGTGTTTTTATAGACCTGTGAAGGTGTCTGTAGGATATCAATCTTAAAATCATTTTCAGCATTTGAGTCTACGTGCTTGTTTGAACTTGAAATTTCTTCCGCTGAATGAATTGAATTCTCTTTGGCTATAGAAGTTCCAACCTTTTTGGCATGCCTCTGTTGATAAAACACTTTAGAAACCACATATTCACCTTCATTTTCATCATCCTCAGCTCCAAGATGGTATAGATGCATCACCCATTTAGATTTGACAGGCTTGCAATCCTTTGTTGCAGTACTATAAAGAACCAAGATTTTCTTGTAGCCCTTTGTTACACCATTCTCCAACACAGGTCTGGTCATACCTGTTTTGTGCCATCTAACAGAATCCTCATTTTGAATTTTGCAAAGTTTCCTTTTGCCAGAGGCATGTGCATTCATAGATTTATAGAAGTAATATGCATTGCTTCCGTCTTTCTTGGTACCTAAAGCATGCATGATGAAGAGAAACTATTACGAACTCTAGATATTATATAGTTCAGTTCAGGTAATGCTAATATCAAAGATAAGTGCCcaagatattaaaaaaattgtaaCTCAAGAAGCCGACAACAGAGAGATTTAGAGTTACAAACCAAGAAGAAAGAAAGGGGCAAAAGCAAAAAGGTAGAAATCTACTTGGTTTTGGATAGGTGAATCATGCAtgttctctttttttttctatCCTATACTTTTCTCTTTGCCGACCTTCTCTGGACAACAAATAATTCCTCATGCCAGTGATTTCGACTAACACAGGAAATGCCTACAATATTTCTTCTCAGAAGCCTCACCTTTTACTTGTTTTGCAGTTTTACTTTAATATCATTCA
It contains:
- the LOC141716768 gene encoding NAC domain-containing protein 73-like; its protein translation is MKIKTENVPPPHQPRIDFEESLLCSDCRDNKKVLREWTNLPAGVKFDPTDVELLDHLAAKCGIGNLRSHMFIDMFIITLHEEGGICYTHPEKLPGTKKDGSNAYYFYKSMNAHASGKRKLCKIQNEDSVRWHKTGMTRPVLENGVTKGYKKILVLYSTATKDCKPVKSKWVMHLYHLGAEDDENEGEYVVSKVFYQQRHAKKVGTSIAKENSIHSAEEISSSNKHVDSNAENDFKIDILQTPSQEMEIIKKIRHTSPSGSQSIFETELTSLFAGENCKPSSTFKADIISEIAGVTELGDIWMDTPVHSNLFEDANFYLDGPYDMDDIVQVEHNVGT